A window of Carassius carassius chromosome 44, fCarCar2.1, whole genome shotgun sequence contains these coding sequences:
- the LOC132126082 gene encoding MYND-type zinc finger-containing chromatin reader ZMYND8-like isoform X4, which translates to MHPQSLVEGGGKESDATEGMEIATRSKVSDQGSAERTVPKRKVSSPPHSSNGHSPSETSSSPVKKKKKPGAVNNSKDQSELRHGPFYYVKQPALTTDPVDVVPQDGRNDFYCWVCHREGQVLCCELCPRVYHAKCLKLAAEPEGDWFCPECEKITVAECIETQSKAMTMLTLDQLSFLLKFALQKMKQPGTEPFQKPVSLEQHPDYAEYIFHPMDLCTLEKNIKKKMYGSTEAFLADVKWILHNCIIYNGGNHKLTATAKVIVKICEHEMNEIEVCPECYLSACQKRDNWFCEPCSNPHPLVWAKLKGFPFWPAKALRDKDGQVDARFFGQHDRAWVPINNCYLMSKEIPFSVKKTKSIFNSAMQEMEVYVENIRKKFGVFNYAPFRTPYTPENQFQMLLDPANPSAGFVKPEKQEKIKFSFDVTASPKLLVGKSMVSSGNLGSGRGRRISMSDIPRSPMSTNSSAHTGSDGEQETAEKGHVRAALPHYNTGEESVDCTASPAPPRAGLTGNTLESPKPFHSLAPSTPVKQEKTPTTGSILNLNLDRSKAEMDLKELSESVQQQQQQGVQPSLTSPKRQIRSRFQLNLDKTIESCKAQLGIDEISEDVYKGVQHSDSEESDKSDCSDSEYGSEDEQKSKSSQDDKNAVDDKNEKEPPKKKSKPSLATAEEKDSSTESVATASTTTKGETSQKTSTPEPIAKDKPGMDSEKEPPAPPDSREKPKGSEEAMQLASVDVDSDSERELVIDLGEEQAGKERKRNKKDSAAVTALKEPTASKPEGKATPISSSLTQPQISTVLSSSQTVKDPSQSPLALPLNIIPLTAAPTSTTLTSSTLPITSASTANSSSPISTNTVKKQRPLLPRETVPVVQQAVVWNPTTKFQTSSQKWHMQKVHRQQQCQTQPATQAQVLTQVQRSQQPQQQAQVSSSSSGQQPSSSTRYQTRQSVKIQQKDSPHTTSTSAVTLVTSTPVSASMSSSSSSSTSTTADFQIPTTSADVAADIAKYTNKIMDAIKGTMTEIYNDLTKSTSGNTIAEIRRLRIEIEKLQWLHQQELSEMKHNLELTMAEMRQSLEQERERIVTEVKKQMEVEKQQAVDETKKKQWCANCRKEAIFYCCWNTSYCDYPCQQAHWPEHMKSCTQSATSSQQEQESESSTDATLKAPGQSNNSPRETVSATPADKDSEVDKAKDSVSVTMS; encoded by the exons TTTGGTTGAAGGAGGAGGGAAGGAGTCAGATGCAACTGAAGGGATGGAAATCGCAACACGATCCAAGG TCTCCGATCAAGGGTCAGCAGAAAGGACCGTCCCGAAGCGCAAGGTTTCCAGCCCTCCTCATTCCTCAAATGGACACTCGCCTTCGGAAACCTCCTCTAGTCctgtaaaaaagaagaagaaaccaGGAGCTGTCAATAACAGTAAAGACCAG TCAGAACTAAGACATGGTCCCTTTTACTATGTGAAGCAGCCCGCACTCACCACAGACCCTGTTGATGTTGTACCGCAGGACGGGCGGAATGACTTCTACTGCTGGGTGTGCCACCGCGAGGGCCAGGTGCTCTGCTGTGAGCTCTGCCCACGCGTCTACCACGCTAAGTGCCTCAAACTGGCGGCAGAGCCCGAAGGAGACTGGTTCTGCCCTGAATGTGAG aaaatAACAGTTGCAGAGTGCATAGAGACTCAGAGTAAAGCTATGACGATGCTCACATTGGACCAGCTGTCTTTCCTGCTGAAGTTTGCCCTCCAGAAGATGAAGCAGCCTGGT aCGGAGCCGTTTCAAAAGCCGGTGTCACTGGAACAGCATCCTGATTATGCGGAGTATATATTTCATCCCATGGATCTCTGCACTTTAGAAAAG aatattaaaaagaaaatgtatggcTCCACTGAGGCTTTCCTGGCTGATGTGAAGTGGATTTTGCACAACTGCATCATTTATAATGGAG GCAACCATAAGCTTACAGCAACGGCTAAAGTTATTGTAAAGATCTGTGAACATGAA ATGAATGAGATCGAGGTCTGTCCAGAGTGCTATCTCTCTGCATGCCAGAAAAGGGACAACTGGTTTTGTGAaccatgt AGCAACCCCCACCCTCTGGTCTGGGCCAAGCTGAAGGGATTCCCATTTTGGCCCGCAAAAGCTCTTCGAGACAAAGATGGACAAGTGGATGCACGGTTCTTTGGGCAACATGACAG ggcCTGGGTTCCTATTAACAACTGCTACCTCATGTCCAAAGAGATCCCCTTCTCTGTGAAGAAGACCAAGAGCATCTTTAACAGTGCCATGCAGGAGATGGAAGTATACGTAGAGAACATCCGGAAAAAATTTGGAGTCTTCAATTATGCTCCATTCCGCACACCTTATACACCAGAAAACCAGTTCCAGATGCTCCTGGATCCCGCAAACCCTAGCGCGGGCTTTGTCAAACCTGAAAAACAGGAGAAGATCAAGTTCAGCTTTGATGTAACGGCATCTCCTAAGTTGCTCGTGGGAAAGAGCATGGTGTCCAGTGGAAACCTAGGGAGTGGAAGAGGAAGGCGAATCTCCATGTCGGACATACCTCGTTCACCAATGAGCACGAACTCCTCTGCCCATACGGGATCTGATGGAGAACAGGAGACTGCAGAGAAAGGTCATGTGAGAGCGGCTCTGCCACATTACAACACTGGAGAGGAGTCAGTGGACTGCACTG CATCACCTGCCCCTCCTAGAGCAGGTCTCACAGGAAACACCTTAGAGAGCCCTAAACCTTTCCATTCGCTGGCTCCCAGCACCCCTGTTAAACAGGAGAAGACCCCCACTACTGGCAGCATCCTCAACCTCAACCTCG ATCGTAGTAAAGCAGAGATGGACCTGAAGGAGCTGAGTGAGAGTGtccaacaacaacagcagcaggggGTTCAGCCTTCCCTCACCTCCCCTAAGAGACAGATCAGGAGCCGTTTCCAACTCAACCTGGACAAGACCATCGAGAGCTGCAAAGCACAGCTGG GTATAGACGAAATATCTGAGGATGTGTATAAAGGAGTACAGCACAGTGATTCAGAGGAATCTGACAAGTCTGACTGCAGTGACAGTGAATACGGCAGCGAGGATGAACAGAAATCTAAGAGCAGCCAAGATGACAAAAACGCAGTTGATGATAAAAATGAGAAAGAGCCACCCAAGAAAAAGTCAAAACCATCATTGGCTACTGCTGAGGAAAAAGACAGCAGCACAGAGTCTGTTGCAACAGCCAGTACAACAACCAAAGGAGAAACCAGCCAAAAAACAAGCACCCCCGAGCCTATAGCTAAAGACAAACCAGGTATGGATTCTGAGAAGGAACCTCCTGCACCCCCAGACTCCAGAGAGAAACCCAAGGGCTCTGAAGAGGCCATGCAGCTGGCATCTGTGGATGTAGACTCAGACTCTGAGAGGGAGCTGGTCATCGACCTGGGAGAAGAGCAGGCAGGGAAGGAGAGGAAGAGGAACAAGAAAGATTCAGCCGCTGTCACCGCACTCAAAGAGCCCACAGCCTCCAAACCTGAAG GTAAAGCCACTCCAATTTCAAGCAGCCTAACCCAGCCTCAAATCTCAACGGTCCTTTCCTCCTCCCAAACTGTTAAGGACCCATCTCAGTCCCCATTGGCCTTACCGCTTAACATAATACCCCTCACAGCAGCTCCGACCAGCACCACTCTGACCTCCTCCACCCTCCCCATCACCAGTGCCTCCACCGCCAACAGTTCATCACCCATCTCCACCAACACAGTAAAGAAGCAGCGGCCCTTACTGCCCCGAGAGACTGTACCTGTTGTGCAGCAGGCCGTCGTGTGGAACCCCACCACCAAGTTTCAGACGTCCTCTCAAAAGTGGCACATGCAGAAGGTGCATAGGCAGCAGCAGTGTCAAACGCAACCGGCCACGCAGGCGCAGGTGTTAACGCAGGTGCAGCGCAGCCAACAGCCGCAACAGCAAGCGCAGGTGTCCTCATCCTCGTCGGGGCAGCAGCCTTCATCCAGCACCAGATACCAAACACGACAGTCTGTGAAAA TACAACAGAAAGACTCGCCACACACCACCTCCACCTCTGCCGTCACACTGGTGACCAGCACACCTGTGTCAGCCTCCATGAGCTCTTCCTCTTCATCATCAACATCCACGACTGCAGACTTCCAGATCCCCACCACATCTGCAGATGTAGCAGCGGATATAGCGAAGTACACTAACAAA ATCATGGATGCAATTAAAGGGACAATGACTGAGATATATAATGACCTTACCAAAAGCACGTCGGGAAACACAATAGCAGAG ATTAGAAGGTTACGAATTGAAATCGAAAAACTGCAGTGGTTGCATCAACAAGAATTATCAGAGATGAAGCACAATTTAg AGCTAACCATGGCAGAGATGAGGCAGAGTCTTGAGCAGGAGCGAGAGCGAATCGTGACGGAGGTCAAGAAACAGATGGAGGTGGAGAAACAGCAGGCTGTAGATGAAACTAAAAAGAAGCAATGGTGTGCAAACTGCAGAAAGGAGGCCATATTCTACTGCTGTTGGAACACCAGCTACTGCGACTATCCCTGCCAACAAGCACACTGGCCTGAGCACATGAAGTCATGCACACAGTCTG CAACATCATCACAGCAAGAACAAGAGTCAGAAAGCAGCACAGATGCTACTCTCAAAGCCCCTGGACAGTCGAACAACTCCCCTAGAGAGACTGTATCTGCTACACCTGCAGACAAAGACAGTGAAGTGGATAAAGCCAAGGACAGTGTCTCTGTCACTATGTCCTAG
- the LOC132126082 gene encoding MYND-type zinc finger-containing chromatin reader ZMYND8-like isoform X2, whose translation MGHRSDVHIIFRWHFLVEGGGKESDATEGMEIATRSKVSDQGSAERTVPKRKVSSPPHSSNGHSPSETSSSPVKKKKKPGAVNNSKDQSELRHGPFYYVKQPALTTDPVDVVPQDGRNDFYCWVCHREGQVLCCELCPRVYHAKCLKLAAEPEGDWFCPECEKITVAECIETQSKAMTMLTLDQLSFLLKFALQKMKQPGTEPFQKPVSLEQHPDYAEYIFHPMDLCTLEKNIKKKMYGSTEAFLADVKWILHNCIIYNGGNHKLTATAKVIVKICEHEMNEIEVCPECYLSACQKRDNWFCEPCSNPHPLVWAKLKGFPFWPAKALRDKDGQVDARFFGQHDRAWVPINNCYLMSKEIPFSVKKTKSIFNSAMQEMEVYVENIRKKFGVFNYAPFRTPYTPENQFQMLLDPANPSAGFVKPEKQEKIKFSFDVTASPKLLVGKSMVSSGNLGSGRGRRISMSDIPRSPMSTNSSAHTGSDGEQETAEKGHVRAALPHYNTGEESVDCTASPAPPRAGLTGNTLESPKPFHSLAPSTPVKQEKTPTTGSILNLNLDRSKAEMDLKELSESVQQQQQQGVQPSLTSPKRQIRSRFQLNLDKTIESCKAQLGIDEISEDVYKGVQHSDSEESDKSDCSDSEYGSEDEQKSKSSQDDKNAVDDKNEKEPPKKKSKPSLATAEEKDSSTESVATASTTTKGETSQKTSTPEPIAKDKPGMDSEKEPPAPPDSREKPKGSEEAMQLASVDVDSDSERELVIDLGEEQAGKERKRNKKDSAAVTALKEPTASKPEGKATPISSSLTQPQISTVLSSSQTVKDPSQSPLALPLNIIPLTAAPTSTTLTSSTLPITSASTANSSSPISTNTVKKQRPLLPRETVPVVQQAVVWNPTTKFQTSSQKWHMQKVHRQQQCQTQPATQAQVLTQVQRSQQPQQQAQVSSSSSGQQPSSSTRYQTRQSVKIQQKDSPHTTSTSAVTLVTSTPVSASMSSSSSSSTSTTADFQIPTTSADVAADIAKYTNKIMDAIKGTMTEIYNDLTKSTSGNTIAEIRRLRIEIEKLQWLHQQELSEMKHNLELTMAEMRQSLEQERERIVTEVKKQMEVEKQQAVDETKKKQWCANCRKEAIFYCCWNTSYCDYPCQQAHWPEHMKSCTQSATSSQQEQESESSTDATLKAPGQSNNSPRETVSATPADKDSEVDKAKDSVSVTMS comes from the exons TTTGGTTGAAGGAGGAGGGAAGGAGTCAGATGCAACTGAAGGGATGGAAATCGCAACACGATCCAAGG TCTCCGATCAAGGGTCAGCAGAAAGGACCGTCCCGAAGCGCAAGGTTTCCAGCCCTCCTCATTCCTCAAATGGACACTCGCCTTCGGAAACCTCCTCTAGTCctgtaaaaaagaagaagaaaccaGGAGCTGTCAATAACAGTAAAGACCAG TCAGAACTAAGACATGGTCCCTTTTACTATGTGAAGCAGCCCGCACTCACCACAGACCCTGTTGATGTTGTACCGCAGGACGGGCGGAATGACTTCTACTGCTGGGTGTGCCACCGCGAGGGCCAGGTGCTCTGCTGTGAGCTCTGCCCACGCGTCTACCACGCTAAGTGCCTCAAACTGGCGGCAGAGCCCGAAGGAGACTGGTTCTGCCCTGAATGTGAG aaaatAACAGTTGCAGAGTGCATAGAGACTCAGAGTAAAGCTATGACGATGCTCACATTGGACCAGCTGTCTTTCCTGCTGAAGTTTGCCCTCCAGAAGATGAAGCAGCCTGGT aCGGAGCCGTTTCAAAAGCCGGTGTCACTGGAACAGCATCCTGATTATGCGGAGTATATATTTCATCCCATGGATCTCTGCACTTTAGAAAAG aatattaaaaagaaaatgtatggcTCCACTGAGGCTTTCCTGGCTGATGTGAAGTGGATTTTGCACAACTGCATCATTTATAATGGAG GCAACCATAAGCTTACAGCAACGGCTAAAGTTATTGTAAAGATCTGTGAACATGAA ATGAATGAGATCGAGGTCTGTCCAGAGTGCTATCTCTCTGCATGCCAGAAAAGGGACAACTGGTTTTGTGAaccatgt AGCAACCCCCACCCTCTGGTCTGGGCCAAGCTGAAGGGATTCCCATTTTGGCCCGCAAAAGCTCTTCGAGACAAAGATGGACAAGTGGATGCACGGTTCTTTGGGCAACATGACAG ggcCTGGGTTCCTATTAACAACTGCTACCTCATGTCCAAAGAGATCCCCTTCTCTGTGAAGAAGACCAAGAGCATCTTTAACAGTGCCATGCAGGAGATGGAAGTATACGTAGAGAACATCCGGAAAAAATTTGGAGTCTTCAATTATGCTCCATTCCGCACACCTTATACACCAGAAAACCAGTTCCAGATGCTCCTGGATCCCGCAAACCCTAGCGCGGGCTTTGTCAAACCTGAAAAACAGGAGAAGATCAAGTTCAGCTTTGATGTAACGGCATCTCCTAAGTTGCTCGTGGGAAAGAGCATGGTGTCCAGTGGAAACCTAGGGAGTGGAAGAGGAAGGCGAATCTCCATGTCGGACATACCTCGTTCACCAATGAGCACGAACTCCTCTGCCCATACGGGATCTGATGGAGAACAGGAGACTGCAGAGAAAGGTCATGTGAGAGCGGCTCTGCCACATTACAACACTGGAGAGGAGTCAGTGGACTGCACTG CATCACCTGCCCCTCCTAGAGCAGGTCTCACAGGAAACACCTTAGAGAGCCCTAAACCTTTCCATTCGCTGGCTCCCAGCACCCCTGTTAAACAGGAGAAGACCCCCACTACTGGCAGCATCCTCAACCTCAACCTCG ATCGTAGTAAAGCAGAGATGGACCTGAAGGAGCTGAGTGAGAGTGtccaacaacaacagcagcaggggGTTCAGCCTTCCCTCACCTCCCCTAAGAGACAGATCAGGAGCCGTTTCCAACTCAACCTGGACAAGACCATCGAGAGCTGCAAAGCACAGCTGG GTATAGACGAAATATCTGAGGATGTGTATAAAGGAGTACAGCACAGTGATTCAGAGGAATCTGACAAGTCTGACTGCAGTGACAGTGAATACGGCAGCGAGGATGAACAGAAATCTAAGAGCAGCCAAGATGACAAAAACGCAGTTGATGATAAAAATGAGAAAGAGCCACCCAAGAAAAAGTCAAAACCATCATTGGCTACTGCTGAGGAAAAAGACAGCAGCACAGAGTCTGTTGCAACAGCCAGTACAACAACCAAAGGAGAAACCAGCCAAAAAACAAGCACCCCCGAGCCTATAGCTAAAGACAAACCAGGTATGGATTCTGAGAAGGAACCTCCTGCACCCCCAGACTCCAGAGAGAAACCCAAGGGCTCTGAAGAGGCCATGCAGCTGGCATCTGTGGATGTAGACTCAGACTCTGAGAGGGAGCTGGTCATCGACCTGGGAGAAGAGCAGGCAGGGAAGGAGAGGAAGAGGAACAAGAAAGATTCAGCCGCTGTCACCGCACTCAAAGAGCCCACAGCCTCCAAACCTGAAG GTAAAGCCACTCCAATTTCAAGCAGCCTAACCCAGCCTCAAATCTCAACGGTCCTTTCCTCCTCCCAAACTGTTAAGGACCCATCTCAGTCCCCATTGGCCTTACCGCTTAACATAATACCCCTCACAGCAGCTCCGACCAGCACCACTCTGACCTCCTCCACCCTCCCCATCACCAGTGCCTCCACCGCCAACAGTTCATCACCCATCTCCACCAACACAGTAAAGAAGCAGCGGCCCTTACTGCCCCGAGAGACTGTACCTGTTGTGCAGCAGGCCGTCGTGTGGAACCCCACCACCAAGTTTCAGACGTCCTCTCAAAAGTGGCACATGCAGAAGGTGCATAGGCAGCAGCAGTGTCAAACGCAACCGGCCACGCAGGCGCAGGTGTTAACGCAGGTGCAGCGCAGCCAACAGCCGCAACAGCAAGCGCAGGTGTCCTCATCCTCGTCGGGGCAGCAGCCTTCATCCAGCACCAGATACCAAACACGACAGTCTGTGAAAA TACAACAGAAAGACTCGCCACACACCACCTCCACCTCTGCCGTCACACTGGTGACCAGCACACCTGTGTCAGCCTCCATGAGCTCTTCCTCTTCATCATCAACATCCACGACTGCAGACTTCCAGATCCCCACCACATCTGCAGATGTAGCAGCGGATATAGCGAAGTACACTAACAAA ATCATGGATGCAATTAAAGGGACAATGACTGAGATATATAATGACCTTACCAAAAGCACGTCGGGAAACACAATAGCAGAG ATTAGAAGGTTACGAATTGAAATCGAAAAACTGCAGTGGTTGCATCAACAAGAATTATCAGAGATGAAGCACAATTTAg AGCTAACCATGGCAGAGATGAGGCAGAGTCTTGAGCAGGAGCGAGAGCGAATCGTGACGGAGGTCAAGAAACAGATGGAGGTGGAGAAACAGCAGGCTGTAGATGAAACTAAAAAGAAGCAATGGTGTGCAAACTGCAGAAAGGAGGCCATATTCTACTGCTGTTGGAACACCAGCTACTGCGACTATCCCTGCCAACAAGCACACTGGCCTGAGCACATGAAGTCATGCACACAGTCTG CAACATCATCACAGCAAGAACAAGAGTCAGAAAGCAGCACAGATGCTACTCTCAAAGCCCCTGGACAGTCGAACAACTCCCCTAGAGAGACTGTATCTGCTACACCTGCAGACAAAGACAGTGAAGTGGATAAAGCCAAGGACAGTGTCTCTGTCACTATGTCCTAG
- the LOC132126082 gene encoding MYND-type zinc finger-containing chromatin reader ZMYND8-like isoform X5 has protein sequence MGHRSDVHIIFRWHFLVEGGGKESDATEGMEIATRSKVSDQGSAERTVPKRKVSSPPHSSNGHSPSETSSSPVKKKKKPGAVNNSKDQDGRNDFYCWVCHREGQVLCCELCPRVYHAKCLKLAAEPEGDWFCPECEKITVAECIETQSKAMTMLTLDQLSFLLKFALQKMKQPGTEPFQKPVSLEQHPDYAEYIFHPMDLCTLEKNIKKKMYGSTEAFLADVKWILHNCIIYNGGNHKLTATAKVIVKICEHEMNEIEVCPECYLSACQKRDNWFCEPCSNPHPLVWAKLKGFPFWPAKALRDKDGQVDARFFGQHDRAWVPINNCYLMSKEIPFSVKKTKSIFNSAMQEMEVYVENIRKKFGVFNYAPFRTPYTPENQFQMLLDPANPSAGFVKPEKQEKIKFSFDVTASPKLLVGKSMVSSGNLGSGRGRRISMSDIPRSPMSTNSSAHTGSDGEQETAEKGHVRAALPHYNTGEESVDCTASPAPPRAGLTGNTLESPKPFHSLAPSTPVKQEKTPTTGSILNLNLDRSKAEMDLKELSESVQQQQQQGVQPSLTSPKRQIRSRFQLNLDKTIESCKAQLGIDEISEDVYKGVQHSDSEESDKSDCSDSEYGSEDEQKSKSSQDDKNAVDDKNEKEPPKKKSKPSLATAEEKDSSTESVATASTTTKGETSQKTSTPEPIAKDKPGMDSEKEPPAPPDSREKPKGSEEAMQLASVDVDSDSERELVIDLGEEQAGKERKRNKKDSAAVTALKEPTASKPEGKATPISSSLTQPQISTVLSSSQTVKDPSQSPLALPLNIIPLTAAPTSTTLTSSTLPITSASTANSSSPISTNTVKKQRPLLPRETVPVVQQAVVWNPTTKFQTSSQKWHMQKVHRQQQCQTQPATQAQVLTQVQRSQQPQQQAQVSSSSSGQQPSSSTRYQTRQSVKTVQQKDSPHTTSTSAVTLVTSTPVSASMSSSSSSSTSTTADFQIPTTSADVAADIAKYTNKIMDAIKGTMTEIYNDLTKSTSGNTIAEIRRLRIEIEKLQWLHQQELSEMKHNLELTMAEMRQSLEQERERIVTEVKKQMEVEKQQAVDETKKKQWCANCRKEAIFYCCWNTSYCDYPCQQAHWPEHMKSCTQSATSSQQEQESESSTDATLKAPGQSNNSPRETVSATPADKDSEVDKAKDSVSVTMS, from the exons TTTGGTTGAAGGAGGAGGGAAGGAGTCAGATGCAACTGAAGGGATGGAAATCGCAACACGATCCAAGG TCTCCGATCAAGGGTCAGCAGAAAGGACCGTCCCGAAGCGCAAGGTTTCCAGCCCTCCTCATTCCTCAAATGGACACTCGCCTTCGGAAACCTCCTCTAGTCctgtaaaaaagaagaagaaaccaGGAGCTGTCAATAACAGTAAAGACCAG GACGGGCGGAATGACTTCTACTGCTGGGTGTGCCACCGCGAGGGCCAGGTGCTCTGCTGTGAGCTCTGCCCACGCGTCTACCACGCTAAGTGCCTCAAACTGGCGGCAGAGCCCGAAGGAGACTGGTTCTGCCCTGAATGTGAG aaaatAACAGTTGCAGAGTGCATAGAGACTCAGAGTAAAGCTATGACGATGCTCACATTGGACCAGCTGTCTTTCCTGCTGAAGTTTGCCCTCCAGAAGATGAAGCAGCCTGGT aCGGAGCCGTTTCAAAAGCCGGTGTCACTGGAACAGCATCCTGATTATGCGGAGTATATATTTCATCCCATGGATCTCTGCACTTTAGAAAAG aatattaaaaagaaaatgtatggcTCCACTGAGGCTTTCCTGGCTGATGTGAAGTGGATTTTGCACAACTGCATCATTTATAATGGAG GCAACCATAAGCTTACAGCAACGGCTAAAGTTATTGTAAAGATCTGTGAACATGAA ATGAATGAGATCGAGGTCTGTCCAGAGTGCTATCTCTCTGCATGCCAGAAAAGGGACAACTGGTTTTGTGAaccatgt AGCAACCCCCACCCTCTGGTCTGGGCCAAGCTGAAGGGATTCCCATTTTGGCCCGCAAAAGCTCTTCGAGACAAAGATGGACAAGTGGATGCACGGTTCTTTGGGCAACATGACAG ggcCTGGGTTCCTATTAACAACTGCTACCTCATGTCCAAAGAGATCCCCTTCTCTGTGAAGAAGACCAAGAGCATCTTTAACAGTGCCATGCAGGAGATGGAAGTATACGTAGAGAACATCCGGAAAAAATTTGGAGTCTTCAATTATGCTCCATTCCGCACACCTTATACACCAGAAAACCAGTTCCAGATGCTCCTGGATCCCGCAAACCCTAGCGCGGGCTTTGTCAAACCTGAAAAACAGGAGAAGATCAAGTTCAGCTTTGATGTAACGGCATCTCCTAAGTTGCTCGTGGGAAAGAGCATGGTGTCCAGTGGAAACCTAGGGAGTGGAAGAGGAAGGCGAATCTCCATGTCGGACATACCTCGTTCACCAATGAGCACGAACTCCTCTGCCCATACGGGATCTGATGGAGAACAGGAGACTGCAGAGAAAGGTCATGTGAGAGCGGCTCTGCCACATTACAACACTGGAGAGGAGTCAGTGGACTGCACTG CATCACCTGCCCCTCCTAGAGCAGGTCTCACAGGAAACACCTTAGAGAGCCCTAAACCTTTCCATTCGCTGGCTCCCAGCACCCCTGTTAAACAGGAGAAGACCCCCACTACTGGCAGCATCCTCAACCTCAACCTCG ATCGTAGTAAAGCAGAGATGGACCTGAAGGAGCTGAGTGAGAGTGtccaacaacaacagcagcaggggGTTCAGCCTTCCCTCACCTCCCCTAAGAGACAGATCAGGAGCCGTTTCCAACTCAACCTGGACAAGACCATCGAGAGCTGCAAAGCACAGCTGG GTATAGACGAAATATCTGAGGATGTGTATAAAGGAGTACAGCACAGTGATTCAGAGGAATCTGACAAGTCTGACTGCAGTGACAGTGAATACGGCAGCGAGGATGAACAGAAATCTAAGAGCAGCCAAGATGACAAAAACGCAGTTGATGATAAAAATGAGAAAGAGCCACCCAAGAAAAAGTCAAAACCATCATTGGCTACTGCTGAGGAAAAAGACAGCAGCACAGAGTCTGTTGCAACAGCCAGTACAACAACCAAAGGAGAAACCAGCCAAAAAACAAGCACCCCCGAGCCTATAGCTAAAGACAAACCAGGTATGGATTCTGAGAAGGAACCTCCTGCACCCCCAGACTCCAGAGAGAAACCCAAGGGCTCTGAAGAGGCCATGCAGCTGGCATCTGTGGATGTAGACTCAGACTCTGAGAGGGAGCTGGTCATCGACCTGGGAGAAGAGCAGGCAGGGAAGGAGAGGAAGAGGAACAAGAAAGATTCAGCCGCTGTCACCGCACTCAAAGAGCCCACAGCCTCCAAACCTGAAG GTAAAGCCACTCCAATTTCAAGCAGCCTAACCCAGCCTCAAATCTCAACGGTCCTTTCCTCCTCCCAAACTGTTAAGGACCCATCTCAGTCCCCATTGGCCTTACCGCTTAACATAATACCCCTCACAGCAGCTCCGACCAGCACCACTCTGACCTCCTCCACCCTCCCCATCACCAGTGCCTCCACCGCCAACAGTTCATCACCCATCTCCACCAACACAGTAAAGAAGCAGCGGCCCTTACTGCCCCGAGAGACTGTACCTGTTGTGCAGCAGGCCGTCGTGTGGAACCCCACCACCAAGTTTCAGACGTCCTCTCAAAAGTGGCACATGCAGAAGGTGCATAGGCAGCAGCAGTGTCAAACGCAACCGGCCACGCAGGCGCAGGTGTTAACGCAGGTGCAGCGCAGCCAACAGCCGCAACAGCAAGCGCAGGTGTCCTCATCCTCGTCGGGGCAGCAGCCTTCATCCAGCACCAGATACCAAACACGACAGTCTGTGAAAA CAGTACAACAGAAAGACTCGCCACACACCACCTCCACCTCTGCCGTCACACTGGTGACCAGCACACCTGTGTCAGCCTCCATGAGCTCTTCCTCTTCATCATCAACATCCACGACTGCAGACTTCCAGATCCCCACCACATCTGCAGATGTAGCAGCGGATATAGCGAAGTACACTAACAAA ATCATGGATGCAATTAAAGGGACAATGACTGAGATATATAATGACCTTACCAAAAGCACGTCGGGAAACACAATAGCAGAG ATTAGAAGGTTACGAATTGAAATCGAAAAACTGCAGTGGTTGCATCAACAAGAATTATCAGAGATGAAGCACAATTTAg AGCTAACCATGGCAGAGATGAGGCAGAGTCTTGAGCAGGAGCGAGAGCGAATCGTGACGGAGGTCAAGAAACAGATGGAGGTGGAGAAACAGCAGGCTGTAGATGAAACTAAAAAGAAGCAATGGTGTGCAAACTGCAGAAAGGAGGCCATATTCTACTGCTGTTGGAACACCAGCTACTGCGACTATCCCTGCCAACAAGCACACTGGCCTGAGCACATGAAGTCATGCACACAGTCTG CAACATCATCACAGCAAGAACAAGAGTCAGAAAGCAGCACAGATGCTACTCTCAAAGCCCCTGGACAGTCGAACAACTCCCCTAGAGAGACTGTATCTGCTACACCTGCAGACAAAGACAGTGAAGTGGATAAAGCCAAGGACAGTGTCTCTGTCACTATGTCCTAG